Proteins from one Pongo abelii isolate AG06213 chromosome 19, NHGRI_mPonAbe1-v2.0_pri, whole genome shotgun sequence genomic window:
- the CNP gene encoding 2',3'-cyclic-nucleotide 3'-phosphodiesterase (The RefSeq protein has 1 substitution compared to this genomic sequence) — MNRGFSRKSHTFLPKIFFRKMSSSGTKDKPELQFPFLQDEDTVATLQECKTLFILRGLPGSGKSTLARVIVDKYRDGTKMVSADAYKITPGARGAFSEEYKRLDEDLAAYCRRRDIRILVLDDTNHERERLEQLFEMADQYQYQVVLVEPKTAWRLGCAQLKEKNQWQLSADDLKKLKPGLEKDFLPLYFGWFLTKKSSETLRKAGQVFLEELGNHKAFKKELRQFIPGDEPREKMDLVTYFGKRPPGVLHCTTKFCDYGKAPGAEEYAQQDVLKKSYSKAFTLTISALFVTPKTTGARVELSEQQLQLWPSDVDKLSPTDNLPRGSRAHITLGCAADVEAVQTGLDLLEILRQEKGGSRGEEVGELSRGKLYSLGNGRWMLTLAKNMEVRAIFTGYYGKGKPVPTQGSRKGGALQSCTII; from the exons ATG AACAGAGGCTTCTCCCGAAAAAGCCACACATTCCTGCCCAAGATCTTCTTCCGCAAGATGTCATCCTCAGGGACCAAGGACAAGCCTGAGCTGCAGTTTCCCTTCCTTCAGGATGAGGACACAGTGGCCACGCTGCAAGAGTGCAAGACTCTCTTCATCTTGCGCGGCCTGCCAGGAAGCGGCAAGTCCACGCTGGCACGGGTCATCGTGGACAAGTACCGTGATGGCACCAAGATGGTGTCAGCTGACGCTTACAAGATCACCCCCGGCGCTCGAGGAGCCTTCTCCGAGGAGTACAAGCGGCTCGATGAGGACCTGGCTGCCTACTGCCGCCGCCGGGACATCAGAATTCTTGTGCTTGATGACACCAACCACGAACGGGAACGGCTGGAGCAGCTCTTTGAAATGGCCGACCAGTATCAGTACCAGGTGGTGCTGGTGGAGCCCAAGACGGCATGGCGGCTGGACTGTGCCCAGCTCAAGGAGAAGAACCAGTGGCAGCTGTCGGCTGATGACCTGAAGAAGCTGAAGCCTGGGCTGGAGAAGGACTTCCTGCCGCTCTACTTCGGCTGGTTCCTGACCAAGAAGAGCTCTGAGACCCTCCGCAAAGCCGGCCAGGTCTTCCTGGAAGAGCTGGGGAACCACAAGGCCTTCAAGAAGGAGCTGCGACAAT TCATCCCTGGGGATGAGCCCAGGGAGAAGATGGACTTGGTCACCTACTTTGGAAAGAGACCCCCAGGCGTGCTGCATTGCACAACCAAGTTTTGTGACTACGGGAAGGCTCCCGGGGCAGAGGAATACGCTCAACAAGAT GTGTTAAAGAAATCTTACTCCAAGGCCTTCACACTGACCATCTCTGCCCTCTTTGTGACACCCAAGACGACTGGGGCCCGGGTGGAGTTAAGCGAGCAGCAACTGCAGTTGTGGCCGAGTGATGTGGACAAGCTGTCACCCACTGACAACCTGCCGCGGGGGAGCCGCGCCCACATCACCCTCGGCTGCGCAGCTGACGTAGAGGCCGTGCAGACGGGCCTTGACCTCTTAGAGATTCTGCGGCAGGAGAAGGGAGGCAGCCGAGGCGAGGAGGTGGGCGAGCTAAGCCGGGGCAAGCTCTATTCCTTGGGCAATGGGCGCTGGATGCTGACCCTGGCCAAGAACATGGAGGTCAGGGCCATCTTCACGGGGTACTACGGGAAAGGCAAACCCGTGCCCACGCAAGGCAGCCGGAAGGGGGGCGCCTTGCAGTCCTGCACCATCATATGA
- the CNP gene encoding 2',3'-cyclic-nucleotide 3'-phosphodiesterase isoform X1 — MSSSGTKDKPELQFPFLQDEDTVATLQECKTLFILRGLPGSGKSTLARVIVDKYRDGTKMVSADAYKITPGARGAFSEEYKRLDEDLAAYCRRRDIRILVLDDTNHERERLEQLFEMADQYQYQVVLVEPKTAWRLDCAQLKEKNQWQLSADDLKKLKPGLEKDFLPLYFGWFLTKKSSETLRKAGQVFLEELGNHKAFKKELRQFIPGDEPREKMDLVTYFGKRPPGVLHCTTKFCDYGKAPGAEEYAQQDVLKKSYSKAFTLTISALFVTPKTTGARVELSEQQLQLWPSDVDKLSPTDNLPRGSRAHITLGCAADVEAVQTGLDLLEILRQEKGGSRGEEVGELSRGKLYSLGNGRWMLTLAKNMEVRAIFTGYYGKGKPVPTQGSRKGGALQSCTII, encoded by the exons ATGTCATCCTCAGGGACCAAGGACAAGCCTGAGCTGCAGTTTCCCTTCCTTCAGGATGAGGACACAGTGGCCACGCTGCAAGAGTGCAAGACTCTCTTCATCTTGCGCGGCCTGCCAGGAAGCGGCAAGTCCACGCTGGCACGGGTCATCGTGGACAAGTACCGTGATGGCACCAAGATGGTGTCAGCTGACGCTTACAAGATCACCCCCGGCGCTCGAGGAGCCTTCTCCGAGGAGTACAAGCGGCTCGATGAGGACCTGGCTGCCTACTGCCGCCGCCGGGACATCAGAATTCTTGTGCTTGATGACACCAACCACGAACGGGAACGGCTGGAGCAGCTCTTTGAAATGGCCGACCAGTATCAGTACCAGGTGGTGCTGGTGGAGCCCAAGACGGCATGGCGGCTGGACTGTGCCCAGCTCAAGGAGAAGAACCAGTGGCAGCTGTCGGCTGATGACCTGAAGAAGCTGAAGCCTGGGCTGGAGAAGGACTTCCTGCCGCTCTACTTCGGCTGGTTCCTGACCAAGAAGAGCTCTGAGACCCTCCGCAAAGCCGGCCAGGTCTTCCTGGAAGAGCTGGGGAACCACAAGGCCTTCAAGAAGGAGCTGCGACAAT TCATCCCTGGGGATGAGCCCAGGGAGAAGATGGACTTGGTCACCTACTTTGGAAAGAGACCCCCAGGCGTGCTGCATTGCACAACCAAGTTTTGTGACTACGGGAAGGCTCCCGGGGCAGAGGAATACGCTCAACAAGAT GTGTTAAAGAAATCTTACTCCAAGGCCTTCACACTGACCATCTCTGCCCTCTTTGTGACACCCAAGACGACTGGGGCCCGGGTGGAGTTAAGCGAGCAGCAACTGCAGTTGTGGCCGAGTGATGTGGACAAGCTGTCACCCACTGACAACCTGCCGCGGGGGAGCCGCGCCCACATCACCCTCGGCTGCGCAGCTGACGTAGAGGCCGTGCAGACGGGCCTTGACCTCTTAGAGATTCTGCGGCAGGAGAAGGGAGGCAGCCGAGGCGAGGAGGTGGGCGAGCTAAGCCGGGGCAAGCTCTATTCCTTGGGCAATGGGCGCTGGATGCTGACCCTGGCCAAGAACATGGAGGTCAGGGCCATCTTCACGGGGTACTACGGGAAAGGCAAACCCGTGCCCACGCAAGGCAGCCGGAAGGGGGGCGCCTTGCAGTCCTGCACCATCATATGA